The bacterium genome includes a window with the following:
- a CDS encoding methylmalonyl-CoA mutase family protein — METEVYKPKHKIRFVTAASLFDGHDASINVMRRILQSSGAEVIHLGHNRSAEDVVNTAIQEDAQAIAMSSYQGGHVEYFKYMRDLLNQKGAKHIKIFGGGGGVIVPDEIKELEAYGIDRIYSPEDGRIMGLQGMINDMLRRTDFPTIDHVNGEVDALPKKNPGTIAKLITYAENAVEESNGALDQLRKKLEKIKPATRIPILGITGTGGAGKSSLTDELVRRFIHDFTDKTVAIISVDPSKRKTGGALLGDRIRMNSIVNDRVYMRSLATRQSNLALSKAIQEAIEIVKAAAFDLIIVETAGIGQSDSEIVDLVDVAMYVMTSDFGAATQLEKIDMIDFADIVVLNKFDKRGSLDALRDVRKQYKRSRKMFTAEDETLPIFGTIASQFNDPGVNTLYVHLIAALNKKTNIGWNTRMTMTDEMSKKKFIIPPERTRYLSEITDTVRGYHRFAAEQSDVARKIYQLSGTKSVFQNQDQIAGGQLRSFDMEQGVDGSVQLDFNKVSNTAELITALDRMLDNLNIRLRPEFRKRLEEWNEFKKLYAQDKMITKVRDKEIINELSTHSLSGTRIPKVSLPRYQDWGDLLSWIMKENVPGEFPYTAGVFPFKRTSEDPTRMFAGEGTPERTNRRFHYLSKSQPYARLSTAFDSVTLYGEDPDYRPDIYGKIGNSGVSICTLDDMKKLYAGFDLCDPNTSVSMTINGPAPMILAMFFNTAIDQQVEKHLRQNGKTDKLNKTKFDHSHPHYEKAIKYDGVLFGYGTLGTTGDRLVDRETYEKIKADTLKVVRGTVQADILKEDQAQNTCIFSTEFALKMMGDMQDYYVRKQIRNHYSVSISGYHIAEAGANPITQAAFTLSNGFTFVEYYLSRGMHVDDFAPNLSFFFSNGLDPEYSVIGRCARRIWSIAMKYKYKGNDRSQKLKYHIQTSGRSLHAMEIDFNDIRTTLQALMAIYDNCNSLHTNAYDEAITTPTEESVRRAMAIQLIINKELGLAKNENSLQGSFIIEELTDLVEEAILGEFDRISERGGVLGAMETMYQRNKIQEESLLYESLKHDGKLPIIGVNTFLNPKGVSEAQPTELIRSTKEEKEQQIVNVHNFWKTNDGTTQGALDTLSQVALQNGNIFEQLMETAKTCSLGQISSTLYKVGGQYRRNM, encoded by the coding sequence ATGGAAACGGAAGTTTACAAACCCAAACATAAAATCCGATTTGTTACTGCGGCCAGTCTTTTTGACGGGCACGACGCGAGCATCAATGTGATGCGCCGTATCCTGCAATCGTCGGGCGCGGAAGTCATTCACCTCGGACACAATCGCAGCGCCGAAGACGTAGTCAATACGGCCATACAGGAAGACGCGCAAGCCATCGCGATGAGTTCGTATCAGGGTGGCCACGTCGAATACTTCAAATACATGCGCGATCTGCTCAATCAGAAAGGCGCCAAACATATCAAAATTTTCGGCGGCGGCGGCGGTGTGATCGTTCCCGACGAAATCAAAGAACTCGAAGCGTACGGCATTGACCGGATATACTCCCCCGAAGACGGTCGCATCATGGGGCTGCAAGGCATGATCAACGATATGCTGCGACGTACGGATTTTCCGACGATCGATCACGTCAACGGCGAAGTGGACGCTTTACCTAAAAAAAATCCGGGCACCATCGCCAAACTGATCACGTATGCCGAAAACGCCGTCGAAGAAAGTAACGGCGCACTCGACCAGCTTCGTAAAAAATTAGAAAAAATCAAACCGGCTACACGCATACCGATTCTCGGCATCACAGGTACCGGCGGCGCCGGCAAAAGTTCACTCACGGACGAACTGGTACGCCGTTTTATTCATGATTTTACGGATAAAACCGTGGCCATCATTTCCGTTGATCCGTCCAAACGTAAGACCGGCGGCGCTCTGCTGGGTGACCGCATTCGCATGAACAGCATCGTCAATGACCGCGTGTATATGCGTTCGCTCGCCACGCGCCAATCCAATCTGGCACTGAGTAAAGCCATTCAGGAAGCTATCGAAATCGTCAAAGCCGCAGCGTTTGATCTCATCATCGTCGAAACCGCCGGTATCGGTCAGTCGGATTCGGAAATCGTGGACCTCGTGGATGTCGCGATGTATGTGATGACCAGCGATTTCGGCGCAGCGACCCAGCTCGAAAAAATCGATATGATTGATTTTGCCGATATCGTCGTGCTCAACAAATTTGACAAACGCGGTTCGCTCGACGCGCTGCGCGACGTACGCAAACAGTACAAACGCTCCCGCAAGATGTTTACCGCCGAAGACGAAACGTTGCCTATTTTCGGAACCATCGCCAGCCAATTTAACGATCCCGGCGTCAATACGCTGTATGTGCATCTCATCGCCGCGCTTAATAAAAAAACCAACATCGGCTGGAATACCCGTATGACGATGACGGATGAGATGAGTAAAAAGAAATTTATCATCCCGCCCGAACGGACGCGGTACCTCAGCGAAATCACCGACACGGTCCGGGGTTATCACCGTTTTGCGGCAGAACAATCCGACGTAGCGCGTAAAATCTATCAACTCAGCGGCACCAAGTCGGTTTTTCAAAATCAGGATCAAATCGCCGGCGGACAGTTGCGCTCGTTTGATATGGAGCAAGGCGTGGACGGATCGGTACAACTTGATTTTAATAAAGTATCCAATACCGCCGAACTCATCACCGCGCTTGATCGCATGTTGGATAATCTGAATATCCGGTTGCGCCCGGAATTTCGTAAACGCCTCGAAGAGTGGAATGAATTTAAAAAACTTTATGCACAGGACAAAATGATCACCAAAGTGCGCGATAAGGAGATCATCAACGAACTTTCGACGCACTCGCTTTCCGGTACACGCATTCCCAAAGTTTCCCTCCCTCGGTATCAGGATTGGGGCGATCTGCTGTCATGGATCATGAAAGAAAATGTGCCCGGCGAATTTCCCTATACGGCCGGCGTTTTCCCATTCAAACGCACCAGCGAAGATCCGACGCGTATGTTTGCCGGCGAAGGAACACCCGAACGCACCAATCGTCGTTTTCATTATTTGTCCAAATCTCAGCCTTATGCACGTTTGTCCACGGCGTTTGATTCCGTCACGCTCTACGGCGAAGACCCCGATTACCGTCCGGACATTTACGGCAAAATCGGCAATTCCGGCGTTTCGATCTGTACGCTCGACGACATGAAAAAACTGTATGCCGGATTTGACCTCTGCGATCCCAATACGTCCGTCTCCATGACGATCAACGGCCCTGCGCCGATGATTCTCGCCATGTTCTTTAATACCGCCATTGATCAACAGGTCGAAAAACACCTACGGCAAAACGGTAAAACGGATAAACTGAACAAAACCAAATTTGATCACAGCCATCCGCATTATGAAAAAGCCATCAAATACGACGGCGTGCTTTTCGGATACGGTACGCTCGGCACGACGGGAGACCGCTTGGTAGATCGGGAAACCTATGAAAAAATCAAAGCCGATACGCTCAAGGTCGTGCGCGGCACGGTGCAGGCGGATATTCTCAAAGAAGATCAGGCGCAGAACACTTGTATCTTCTCGACGGAGTTTGCTCTCAAAATGATGGGCGACATGCAGGATTATTACGTACGTAAACAAATTCGCAATCACTACTCCGTCAGCATTTCCGGATACCACATCGCCGAAGCCGGTGCCAACCCGATCACGCAGGCCGCTTTTACATTATCCAACGGATTCACTTTTGTGGAATACTATCTCTCGCGCGGAATGCATGTGGACGACTTTGCGCCGAATCTTTCGTTCTTTTTCAGCAACGGGCTTGATCCGGAATATTCCGTTATCGGTCGTTGTGCGCGCCGCATCTGGTCTATCGCCATGAAGTACAAATACAAAGGCAATGACCGTTCGCAAAAACTCAAATACCACATCCAGACCAGCGGTCGCAGTTTGCATGCGATGGAGATTGATTTCAACGACATTCGCACCACGCTGCAAGCACTGATGGCGATCTACGATAACTGCAATTCGCTCCACACCAATGCCTACGACGAAGCGATCACGACGCCGACGGAGGAATCCGTACGACGTGCCATGGCGATTCAGCTCATCATCAATAAAGAACTCGGTTTAGCGAAGAATGAAAATTCACTCCAGGGCTCTTTCATCATCGAAGAGTTGACCGATCTCGTGGAAGAGGCGATTCTGGGCGAATTTGATCGCATCTCCGAACGCGGCGGTGTATTAGGTGCGATGGAAACGATGTATCAGCGCAATAAAATACAGGAAGAATCTTTGCTGTACGAAAGCCTCAAACACGACGGCAAACTTCCGATCATCGGCGTCAATACGTTTCTCAATCCCAAAGGCGTAAGCGAAGCGCAACCGACGGAACTCATCCGCTCAACCAAAGAAGAAAAAGAACAGCAGATCGTCAACGTGCATAATTTTTGGAAAACCAACGATGGCACGACCCAAGGCGCCTTGGACACGTTGTCCCAAGTGGCTCTGCAAAACGGCAATATTTTCGAACAACTGATGGAAACGGCCAAAACATGTTCCTTGGGACAAATCAGTTCCACGCTGTATAAGGTCGGCGGTCAATACCGCAGGAATATGTAG